The window TGGAGCGCACGTTCGAGAAGGCCGACAGATCCGTCCTCTTCACCACGCCGCGCTTGGTCACGAAGAACACGAACTGGTTCTCGCCGAACTCCTTCGTCACCAGCACCTGCGCCAACCGCTCGCCCTCGCCCAGCTGCACCAGGTTCACGATGGGCTTGCCTCGTGACGTACGGCCCGCCAGCGGAATCTCGTGCACCTTCAGCCAGTACAGCCGGCCCGTGTTGGTGATCGGCATCAGGTACGCGTGCGTGCTCGCCACGAACAGGTCCGTGACGAAATCGTCCTCCTTCGTCGTCGCACCCGTCTTGCCTCGCCCGCCCCGCTTCTGCGCCCGGTACTCCGTCAGCGCCGAGCGCTTCACGTAGCCCGTGTGCGACAGCGTGACCACCATCGTCTCCTCGGCGATCAGGTCCTCGCTGGTGATCTCCTCCGCCGCACCCGTGATTTCGGTGCGCCTCTTGTCGCCGTAGCGCTCGCGGATCTCCTTGAGCTCCGTCCGGATGACGTTGAGCAGGCTCGACTCGTTGGCCAGGATGTCCTCCAGCCGGAGGATCTCCCTCACTAGGTCCACCAGCTCGCGGAACAGCTCCTCGCGCTGCAGGCCCGTGAGGCGCTGCAGGCGCATCTCGAGGATGTTCTTCGCCTGCTCCTCGCTGAAGCCCGAGCCCTCGTACCGGTGCTCCAGCCCCGAGTAGCTCGGCACCTCGTCACGCGCCCTCGAGACCAGCAGCTCCATCTGCGCCTTCGCCTTGGCGTAGTCGATGCGCTGCAGGTTCTTGAAGTTCTCCCGCTCGTAGAGCGCGGGCGACAGGATGTTCATCAAGCCCCAACGCGCCTCGTCCGGATCCCTCGAGGCGCGGATCAGGCTCACCACCAGGTCGATCAGGTCCTGCGCGACCAGCAAGCCCTCGACGATGTGGCGGCGGGCGCGCGCCTTGCGCAGCTCGAAGCGGCTGCGGCGCGTCACCACGTCCCGGCGGTGCGCGATGAAGCGCTCCAGCAGCTCCTTGAGGGTGAGCGTGCGCGGCTGCCCGCCGTCGATGGCCAGCATCACCGCGCCGAACGTGGTCTCCATCGCCGTGTTGGCGAACAGGTTGTTGAGCACCACGGCGGAGATGGCGTCGCGCTTGAGCTCCACCACGATGCGCATGCCCTGCCGGTCGCTCTCGTCGCGGATGTCGCTGATGCCCTCCAGCTTCTTCTCGCGCACCAGGTCGGCGATCTTCTCGATGAGCCGCGCCTTGTTCACCTGGTAGGGAATCTCCGTGACGATGATGCTCTCACGGTCCCCCTTCTTGGAGGTCTCGATCTCCGTGCGGGCCCGCACGGTGATCTGCCCGCGGCCCGTCTCGTAGGCGCGCAGGATGCCCTCGCGGCCGGTGATGATGCCGGCCGTGGGGAAGTCCGGCCCGGGGATGAACTGCATCAAATCCCGAACGGTGGACTCGGGGTGGTCGATGAGGTGCAGCGTCCCGTCGATGACCTCGGTCATGTTGTGCGGCGGGATGTTGGTGGTCATACCCACCGCGATGCCCGTGCTGCCGTTGACCAGGAGGTTGGGGAACTTGGTGGGGAGGACGAGCGGCTCGACGGTGGAGTCGTCGTAGTTGGGACCGAAGTCGATGGTGTCCTTGTCGATGTCCGCCAGCATCTCCTCGGCCAGGCGGTCCATGCGCACTTCCGTGTAGCGCATGGCCGCCGGCGAGTCGCCGTCCACCGAGCCGAAGTTGCCCTGGCCATCCACCAGCAGGTAGCGGAGGCTCCACTCCTGGGCCAGACGCACCATGGCGTCGTAGACGGCCGTGTCGCCGTGCGGGTGGTACTTACCGATGACGTCGCCCACCACGCGCGCGCTCTTCTTGTAGGCGCGGTTGTGGTAGTTGCCCAGGTCGTTCATCGCGTAGAGGACGCGGCGATGCACGGGCTTGAGGCCGTCACGCACGTCGGGCAGCGCGCGCCCGATGATGACGGACATCGAGTAGTCGAGATACGAACGGCGCATCTCGTCTTCGATGTTGACGGGGATGAGTTCTCCCACGCTGCCCTGAGGAGGAGCGGGGGGCGTTGCCGGCTTGTCGGTGGTGTCGTCGGCCATGAAATCGAGGGTCAGGGGTGGGGCCCGCCCGAGGGGGGCCCGTCAGGGTAACGTGCCTACGTAACCCCCGGATTTTCCAGCGTCAACAATGGAAACACGAGGGTCACGAGGGGCAGCCAGAAAGGGGGGCCTGAGGTCGCTCGGCTGGGGGGTATCGGACACCCCGTCCGGCCCCCTCCGAACCTCTATCAACCCAGGACCGAGCGCGCTTGTTGCACCAGATTCACCAGGCGTGACGAATCCCTCCACCCGCGCAGGGCGGAGCTTCCAATTCCGTGCCGCTGGATGAGCTCCCGGAGGACCCCGCGGACCCGCTCGCCATCCGTGCCACCGCGCGACTCATCCGCCCGCCAGGCCAGCTCCTCCAGGCGGACCCAGCGCGCGGCCGGCCAGCGCTCGTCCTCGGGAATATCCTGGCGCTGGGCGTCCCACAGCTCATAGGCCACTTCGATCAGCGCCGCCCGGGCATCCACCAGACGCTCCGAGGCCAGCAGCCGGACACGTGGGACGTACTCACGCTCGAACATCCACCAGAGCACCTCCGGAAATTCGGCGTCCTCGAGCACCAGCGGGGCCACCCGCGCCTGGGCCATCCGGCTCAGCAGCGCATGGGCCTCCTGGAACCAGTACGCGGCGTGCAACAGGCGCTCGGGGCCGTTGCGAGGCGGGTGGTGCGGTGCCCGGGTGGACTGCTTGCGGAGCTCCTCCACCATGCCGCCCACCGCATCCACTCCGGAGAGCCGGTTCCACAACGACACCAGCGCCGCCTGCCCCCTCGGCCACCACAGGCTCAGCTCCTCCCGCTGCGCGCTCGTGAACGGGATGCGGCCCGTGAGCGGCAGGGGGCGTGCGAAGAGCGACTCCAGCAGCTCTCCGAAGGCCGCGGCCTCCCGGAGCGCCGGCAGCGCATCCGGGAGCACCTCCACCGCCGTGCTCCACCGCTCCCGGGGAGGCACCATGCGCGGGATGGTGAGCAGCCAGTCCTCCAGCGCCACCATCAGGCTCCCGAGGGGCTCATGGGCGCTCCGCCCCAGCTTGCGGGCCACGTCCCGGGCGAGCTGGTCCCTCAGCGAGCGCACCTCGAAGATGCCGCGCACCGTCGGGTTGCTGGTGGGCCAGGACTCGGCCTCGGCGCGGCGGACGGCGTAGGCGAGCACCTCGTCCACCTTCTCCTGGTGGGCCGCCACCTCGCGCAGGAGGGGCACCTGCCGCCGCAGCGCCGCTTCCCAGCCGGAATCGGCCAGGGCCAGCACCAGCCCGTAGTAGCGCTTCCGGGCCGGCTCCAGCACCACCCACCGGCCCTCCAGGCGCAGCTGGTATTCGTCCTCCAGGGGTGCAGCCATGATGGACGCAGTATAGCCCCGCGACTCAGCTCGCCTGGGCCATCGTGTCCTTGGGCCGCAGCGGGGCGGCGAGCCGCTCGGCCTCGGCCCCCAGGGGGCCTTCCGGATCCAACGACTTCGCGCGCTCGAAGGAGGCGAGGGCACCCTCGCGGTCCCCCCTCAGCTTGAGGGCCACCCCCACGTTGAGGTGCGCGCCGACGTTGTCGCGGTCCATGGCGAGCGCCTCGCGGAAGTGGGCGAGGGCCTCGTCCAGGTCCCCCGCGAGCAGGGCCTCCTTGCCAGCCTGCACGCGCTTGTCCGCGTCGTTGACGAGCTCCACCTGCAGCAGGCTGCCGCCGGCCACGGTGACGATGAGCGCGCGGAGGATGCCGCCCCAGTAGAAGGTGAGGCCCTCGGCGGCGACCACGGCGGCGATGGGCAGGTCCGGCAGCAGCTGCTTGCCGCGGAACTTGAAACGCACCTTGGTGTAGCGGCCCTTGTTGGCCCAGTGGACGAGCTCCTCGCGCATCTTGCGCAGGCTCTCCTCGACGCGCTTGGGGTCGATCTCGAAAGGCAGCGCGGGACCGCCCTCCACGGGCTCCCCGGCCGGCAGGGCCTTCATCTCGGGCGTCTCGGGTACCTGGCTCGGAGCGGCCTGCTCGGGCGCGGAGGGCGCCACCGGGGCGGCGCGCTTCTTCGCGGCGGCGGGCTTCTTCACCGGAGCCACACGCTTCTTCGCGGACCCGGGACGCTTCTTCGCGGCAGCGGCGCTCTTCTTCTTCGGAGCCGCTCGGACGGCCTTCTTCTGGCTCGCCGGGGCCTTGCGGGGTGCTGTCTTCGCCATGGAGATGACTCTAGCCAGTCACGAGCCGGCTTGCTCGTCGAGGCGTACCGACATGTCGATCCGACACGTCAGCGCCGCGTCAATGAGCGCTCCGAAGGGCGGCGTTCGGCCTCTGGCCCGTCAGACGCGCGTGCTTTGAATGGCATGCGATTTGCGTCTGAAA is drawn from Archangium lipolyticum and contains these coding sequences:
- the gyrA gene encoding DNA gyrase subunit A; this translates as MADDTTDKPATPPAPPQGSVGELIPVNIEDEMRRSYLDYSMSVIIGRALPDVRDGLKPVHRRVLYAMNDLGNYHNRAYKKSARVVGDVIGKYHPHGDTAVYDAMVRLAQEWSLRYLLVDGQGNFGSVDGDSPAAMRYTEVRMDRLAEEMLADIDKDTIDFGPNYDDSTVEPLVLPTKFPNLLVNGSTGIAVGMTTNIPPHNMTEVIDGTLHLIDHPESTVRDLMQFIPGPDFPTAGIITGREGILRAYETGRGQITVRARTEIETSKKGDRESIIVTEIPYQVNKARLIEKIADLVREKKLEGISDIRDESDRQGMRIVVELKRDAISAVVLNNLFANTAMETTFGAVMLAIDGGQPRTLTLKELLERFIAHRRDVVTRRSRFELRKARARRHIVEGLLVAQDLIDLVVSLIRASRDPDEARWGLMNILSPALYERENFKNLQRIDYAKAKAQMELLVSRARDEVPSYSGLEHRYEGSGFSEEQAKNILEMRLQRLTGLQREELFRELVDLVREILRLEDILANESSLLNVIRTELKEIRERYGDKRRTEITGAAEEITSEDLIAEETMVVTLSHTGYVKRSALTEYRAQKRGGRGKTGATTKEDDFVTDLFVASTHAYLMPITNTGRLYWLKVHEIPLAGRTSRGKPIVNLVQLGEGERLAQVLVTKEFGENQFVFFVTKRGVVKRTDLSAFSNVRSSGIRALGIEEGDELVAVKITDGSKDILLSTANGMSIRFPETEVRSMGRDAYGVKGITLEDGDEVVGADLVEKDTTVLTVTENGYGKRTEEGEYRQQGRGGKGIIDIKATERNGKVVGLLQVTDKDEVMLVTNGGMLIRMKAKEISVIGRNTQGVRLIALESAEEKVTGISKLPESEDEGEENGGEAVEASAPSEPTESSAEAPATEESESSDSGTSEPGTEE
- a CDS encoding tetratricopeptide repeat protein, giving the protein MAKTAPRKAPASQKKAVRAAPKKKSAAAAKKRPGSAKKRVAPVKKPAAAKKRAAPVAPSAPEQAAPSQVPETPEMKALPAGEPVEGGPALPFEIDPKRVEESLRKMREELVHWANKGRYTKVRFKFRGKQLLPDLPIAAVVAAEGLTFYWGGILRALIVTVAGGSLLQVELVNDADKRVQAGKEALLAGDLDEALAHFREALAMDRDNVGAHLNVGVALKLRGDREGALASFERAKSLDPEGPLGAEAERLAAPLRPKDTMAQAS